One genomic region from Leishmania panamensis strain MHOM/PA/94/PSC-1 chromosome 10 sequence encodes:
- a CDS encoding hypothetical protein (TriTrypDB/GeneDB-style sysID: LpmP.10.0300): MNADAQELVRQLTEKPEVLESMQHLISLLRANPQQCPGTSNDGSRSNVETTRPERGAQQWGRPPRSGCAANVDYGRHQTTNMRKLHSSDGAGRSANSPSASSLTQETHSFYSDDRVYARSTVNGHNGATGGAASPTPSFATTGLRGAPQGLTAASRRGLRHSPLLSTPHEHRSVTAPDEQLMATATKLTDAQRRIAELEKELQHTTQRVDQLSDVVQRQKDELQTAQDRHLLEMEELRHSYNAVIQRKDEVQGEALRQLLKSRQLMVSAAKYEAVVTAKKSQAQQLAKENNHGVDDGMGSIKVLAGMQTAYSDNECDTRPGLAQRQTSVNAQHSSVLGYRSSTAAKYSSALKRERQNDDEDVVTDVDLVVDAYEPGDARYGATTQKRPPAKRSTADSWRLQGSTDRAVQGRRGVAATNAETSPAYITTPTLCGKTSTALVETRTQPRSARKRRTPRTPSLTNADRLAGSVAGNSARLQQRLPGTTSLKIESPTPVASTAWTADRSLTSSHTPPPHPSGGMNAASEAVIKPHHLSQQQSQQPSSTKPPLTQRAAGRLPPAHHRAAAAPTAVPNTRSGTSSIASGGPTRSPSPVNPKRGSTLPRRFIFTGLKDHEPQRLASAIAAVGDDAAALASDLDEPPPSSTTHIVLRGTPRSVKALCGVVSGKWLVSPEYVYNSQQSGFWLDELEEGGLRIFPPPLKCQRFLLTVEHPSIRAKLAQVIEYGGGEVLPSGSGKHGASAGSTVAQDVIVITSGDDLLRYATQDRV, from the coding sequence ATGAACGCCGACGCACAGGAGCTGGTGCGCCAGCTCACGGAGAAGCCAGAGGTGTTGGAAAGTATGCAGCACCTCATCTCcctgctgcgcgccaacCCTCAGCAGTGCCCCGGCACCAGCAATGACGGAAGTCGCAGCAACGTGGAGACTACCAGACCTGAAAGAGGTGCACAGCAGTGGGGACGACCACCGCGCAGTGGATGTGCCGCCAACGTCGACTACGGTCGCCACCAGACCACAAATATGCGGAAGCTGCACAGCAGTGATGGCGCAGGCCGCAGTGCCAACTCGCCGTCTGCATCGTCTTTAACGCAGGAGACGCACTCTTTCTACAGTGACGATAGGGTGTATGCCCGTAGCACCGTCAACGGTCATAACggcgccaccggcggcgcagcttcgccaaCACCATCCTTCGCCACCACAGGACTCCGCGGCGCACCTCAAGGGCTAACTGCAGCCTCACGACGTGGGCTACGCCACTCCCCGCTTCTCTCGACGCCACACGAGCATCGCTCCGTCACGGCTCCCGATGAGCAGCTGatggccaccgccaccaaacTGACAGATGCTCAACGGCGCATTgcagagctggagaaggagctgcagcacaccacgCAGCGAGTGGACCAGCTCTCTgacgtggtgcagcggcagaaggaCGAGCTGCAGACCGCGCAAGATCGACACCTGCTagagatggaggagctgcggcactcTTACAATGCCGTAATTCAGCGCAAAGACGAGGTGCAGGGGGAGgcactgcgccagctgctcaAGTCCCGCCAGCTGATGGTATCAGCAGCCAAGTACGAAGCCGTCGTGACGGCTAAGAAGTCTCAGGCTCAGCAACTGGCAAAGGAGAACAACCACGGCGTCGATGACGGAATGGGAAGCATCAAGGTACTAGCAGGCATGCAGACAGCTTACAGTGACAACGAGTGCGACACCCGCCCTGGGCTAGCGCAACGTCAGACATCAGTGAACGCGCAGCATTCGTCGGTGCTCGGCTACAGGTCGAGTACCGCGGCCAAATACAGCAGTGCTCTGAAGCGCGAGCGCCAGAATGACGATGAAGACGTCGTCACCGACGTCGATCTTGTGGTTGATGCTTACGAGCCTGGTGATGCGCGATACGGGGCAACAACCCAAAAGCGCCCGCCAGCGAAGCGCTCCACGGCGGACTCGTGGCGTTTGCAGGGCAGCACTGATCGCGCCGTGCAGGGACGAAGGGGCGTTGCGGCGACCAATGCGGAGACGTCTCCGGCGTATATCACCACCCCCACGCTCTGTGGTAAGACATCCACCGCGCTTGTTGAGACGCGCACCCAACCACGCAGCGCGCGCAAGCGGCGCACCCCGCGCACGCCGAGTCTCACCAACGCTGACCGTCTCGCCGGGTCGGTGGCGGGGAACAGCGCCCGCTTGCAACAGCGCCTGCCGGGGACGACGTCGCTGAAGATCGAGAGCCCCACACCTGTGGCGAGCACGGCGTGGACGGCTGATCGATCTCTCACGAGCAGTCAtacgccaccgccacacccCAGCGGTGGAATGAACGCAGCTTCGGAAGCTGTGATCAAGCCCCATCACCtttcgcagcagcagtcgcagcaacCTTCATCCACGAAGCCGCCACTGACGCAGCGTGCAGCGGGCCGCCTACCTCCCGCTCATCAccgcgccgcggctgccccGACGGCGGTGCCCAACACGCGCAGTGGAACGTCTTCCATTGCTTCCGGTGGCCCGACGCGGTCACCATCGCCTGTGAACCCGAAGCGTGGCtccacgctgccgcgccgctttATCTTCACAGGTCTGAAAGACCACGAACCCCAGCGGCTGGCTAGCGCAATAGCCGCGGTCGGCGACGATGCTGCGGCACTGGCGAGCGACCTCGAtgagccgccgccgagcagcACGACGCACATTGTGCTGCGTGGAACCCCGCGTAGCGTCAAGGCCCTCTGCGGTGTGGTGTCGGGCAAGTGGCTCGTCTCACCAGAGTACGTGTACAACAGCCAACAAAGTGGCTTCTGGCTAGACGAGCTCGAGGAAGGCGGTCTGCGCATCtttccgccgccgctgaagTGCCAGCGTTTTCTCCTGACGGTTGAGCATCCAAGCATCCGAGCGAAGCTGGCGCAGGTGATCGAGtacggtggtggcgaggtCTTGCcaagcggcagtggcaagCATGGTGCCAGTGCCGGCAGCACCGTGGCGCAGGACGTCATTGTAATCACTTCCGGCGACGACCTTCTGCGATATGCAACACAAGACCGCGTGTAG
- a CDS encoding protein transport protein Sec23, putative (TriTrypDB/GeneDB-style sysID: LpmP.10.0310), translated as MNQEYNTYYGQVAPQGGAYGGSTNYYSGANAATAPAGGVGGGYGRNAAQAQPQELQPQQAGVYGVAQATSVGSWGNTYQGLNEYNSGVATTASTSLQGYYGGGPASTVASSFQARYDGYAQGDTAAARSSGSAVAGVNNGVNTGVMPMSAYSPQPTQLAQQPYHPQQQQQQPQGGYYGNANAYQVNSAPGPAAAGAPAPAALNATDENGLRWTWSCYPTTSKTKAKAKETPSAATLAMPEMVIPMSCMYTPLYPIEPSHLVLGAAIDELCCTNCGAFFSLHSQREMGKYWVCLSCKRRNSFQNNTAVTEQHPALMYETVEFVLADPQTQGVVSPQLQPAPAFIFVVDMCIPSGEMASLRTSLLESLQHLPRDALVGLISFGATVSVWELGTKFGVALRKCYLLRGSTANTADSLKSMLQVSESHPVWGRLLAPLCDVEAVLTLLIKELEEEDAAVPSSKRPLRATSTAVEAATYLMEALAPPQGTAQQQYALYNRGVRGAAAAEKSLKMGKILLFTGGPCTRGPGAVVSTDKADMMRFHRDIIEDETPYYDAAFSFYNALEPRLIAVNTCLDVFAQSLDQVGVMEMRRCIDNTGGTLIVEDETTDIMFLESLKRYWQRCDLRAGTVQGEAVAQEGTPSSCVSGGYSPHCGFAVHMEVNTSVGTLPRGALGPCNVDVEANKRGPTRLTSPLEVGAGGTTRWCVSYLDKGMTLSFLFDTATANSQQCGMESAHEKRFIQFVTRYITPRGEQRVRVTSVVQPTTPPTAPPDYYTKAGAFDQTCAATIVARMAVSILEKHPGKWDDAKRWLDTLLVRFVRRYSTFSPGQPNTLRLDPCLSLFPSFMYNLRRSEYFMVLNISPDETTFKRHWLLRESVDNCVLMIQPTLDSYDIEKPFATPMQLDSSSLRHDNIVLMDAYFNVHIMWGSIIYQWIEAAYHENPEYVNFAELLESAERDAQAILSNRYPYPRFSRTDADGSEARHVKTRVNPATNYHNSDMQYGAGVNGAVDQADVIYTDDASILAFMTSLKKAVVTIGEKAED; from the coding sequence ATGAACCAGGAATACAACACCTACTATGGACAGGTCGCCCCGCAAGGAGGTGCGTACGGCGGCAGTACGAACTACTACAGCGGTGCCAATGCGGCCACGGCTCCCGCTGGAGGGGTCGGCGGCGGATACGGAAGGAACGCTGCACAGGCTCAGCCTCAAGAGCTACAGCCACAGCAGGCTGGCGTCTACGGTGTCGCACAGGCGACGTCGGTCGGTTCGTGGGGCAACACCTATCAGGGCCTCAACGAGTACAATAGTGGTGTTGCCACCACTGCATCGACATCGCTGCAGGGCTACTACGGAGGCGGTCCAGCAAGCACAGTCGCCAGCAGTTTCCAAGCCAGGTACGATGGCTACGCGCAAGGGGACACGGCAGCCGCCCGAAGCAGTGGCAGTGCTGTCGCTGGCGTGAACAACGGAGTCAACACCGGTGTGATGCCCATGAGTGCCTACAGCCCTCAGCCAACGCAGttagcgcagcagccgtaccacccacagcagcagcagcagcaacctcAAGGAGGGTACTACGGCAATGCCAACGCGTATCAGGTGAACAGCGCACCGgggcctgctgctgctggggcaccggcgccggcggccCTCAACGCCACAGACGAGAACGGGCTGCGGTGGACCTGGTCGTGCTACCCGACGACGTCGAAGACGAAGGCAAAGGCGAAGGAAACCCCCTCCGCGGCGACGCTGGCAATGCCGGAGATGGTGATTCCGATGAGCTGCATGTACACACCGCTGTACCCCATTGAGCCCAGTCATCTCGTGCTTGGCGCAGCTATTGACGAGCTGTGCTGTACGAACTGCGGCGCCTTTTTCAGCCTGCACAGTCAGCGCGAAATGGGAAAGTATTGGGTGTGTTTGTCCTGCAAGCGCCGCAACTCGTTCCAGAACAACACCGCTGTCACGGAGCAGCACCCGGCGCTGATGTACGAGACGGTTGAGTTTGTGCTCGCGGACCCGCAGACGCAGGGGGTGGTGTCGCCTCAGCTGCAGCCAGCGCCGGCTTTCATCTTTGTGGTCGACATGTGCATCCCATCGGGCGAgatggcgtcgctgcgcacgAGCCTACtggagtcgctgcagcaccttccgCGTGATGCCCTCGTAGGTCTTATCTCCTTTGGCGCCACCGTCTCCGTGTGGGAGCTTGGTACAAAATTTGGTGTGGCTCTCCGCAAGTGTTATCTCCTGCGCGGCAGCACGGCTAATACGGCTGATTCGCTCAAGAGTATGCTTCAGGTCTCGGAGAGTCACCCCGTATGGGGTCGGCTTCTGGCGCCGCTTTGCgatgtggaggcggtgctcaCCCTGCTGAtcaaggagctggaggaggaggacgccgccgtgccgtCATCCAAGCGGCCGCTGCGAGCCACCTCGAcggcagtggaggcggctACATATCTGATGGAGGCCCTCGCCCCACCGCAGGGGACAGCACAGCAACAGTACGCATTATACAACAGGGGCGTCAggggcgctgcagcggccgaAAAGAGCCTAAAAATGGGCAAAATTCTTCTCTTCACAGGAGGCCCGTGCACGCGCGGCCCCGGCGCCGTGGTCAGTACCGACAAGGCGGACATGATGCGCTTCCATCGTGACATCATCGAGGACGAGACGCCCTACTACGACGCGGCCTTCAGCTTCTACAACGCGCTCGAGCCGCGGCTGATAGCCGTGAATACATGCCTGGACGTCTTTGCCCAGTCCCTGGACCAAGTTGGTGTCATGGAGATGCGCCGGTGCATTGACAACACCGGCGGCACTCTCATCGTCGAAGATGAAACGACAGACATCATGTTCCTGGAGTCGCTAAAGCGTTactggcagcgctgcgactTACGGGCCGGGACGGTGCAGGGTGAAGCAGTAGCGCAGGAAGGCACGCCCTCCTCCTGTGTAAGCGGAGGCTACAGTCCTCACTGCGGGTTTGCGGTGCACATGGAGGTGAACACATCCGTCggcacgctgccgcgcgGTGCGCTCGGCCCGTGCAACGTGGATGTAGAGGCGAACAAGCGCGGGCCTACGCGGCTAACCTCACCACTGGAAgtcggcgctggtggcacGACGCGCTGGTGCGTCAGCTACCTGGACAAGGGCATGACGCTATCCTTCTTGTTTGataccgccaccgccaacagCCAGCAGTGCGGCATGGAGAGCGCGCATGAGAAGCGCTTCATCCAGTTTGTCACGCGCTACATCACGCCGCGCGGTGAGCAGCGGGTGCGTGTGACGAGCGTCGTGCAGCCCACCACCCCgccaacagcgccgccggaCTACTACACAAAGGCCGGCGCCTTTGACCAGACGTGTGCGGCGACGATCGTGGCGCGCATGGCGGTGAGCATATTAGAGAAGCACCCCGGCAAATGGGACGACGCAAAGCGGTGGCTGGACACATTGTTGGTGCGCTTCGTGCGGCGCTactccaccttctcccctgGGCAGCCGAACACGCTGCGCCTCGACCCgtgcctttccctcttcccatcCTTCATGTACAACCTGCGGCGTTCCGAGTACTTCATGGTACTCAACATCTCACCTGATGAGACGACGTTCAAGCGCCATTGGCTGCTGCGGGAGTCTGTGGACAACTGCGTTCTCATGATTCAGCCAACGCTGGACTCTTACGACATCGAGAAGCCGTTCGCCACGCCCATGCagctcgacagcagcagcctgcgCCATGATAACATTGTGCTGATGGACGCCTACTTCAACGTCCATATCATGTGGGGAAGCATCATCTACCAGTGGATTGAGGCAGCCTACCACGAAAACCCGGAGTACGTCAACTTTGCCGAGCTGCTGGAGTCAGCAGAGCGGGATGCACAGGCCATCTTATCGAACCGCTACCCGTACCCGCGCTTCTCACGCACGGACGCCGACGGCTCCGAGGCACGCCACGTCAAGACACGTGTGAACCCGGCCACCAACTACCACAACTCAGACATGCAGTACGGCGCCGGAGTCAACGGAGCGGTGGATCAAGCCGATGTCATCTATACGGATGATGCGTCTATCTTGGCGTTCATGACATCGCTCAAGAAGGCAGTAGTGACCATCGGCGAGAAGGCAGAAGATTag